The Motilibacter peucedani region GGTGCCGTCGCGTCGGCCACCAGCAGGGCGCGGGCCCGCCCAGGCGTGTTGCCGTGCGCGCGCACGATCGCGACGGTGTTGAGGCCGTCGGCGAAGTCGTGGGCGACGACCGCCACCGCGACCGTGATGCCGACAGCCTCGCCGGCCTGGAAGCCCAGGCCGATGCCGATGCCGTCGAGGAACGAGTGCGTCACCAGCGCCCCGGCGGAGACGAGCCCGATGGTGTGGTCGTGGTGTGCGTGCAGGTCGTACTCGTGCTCGTGCCCCGAGTGGATCGCGAGGCTGCGCTCGGTGACGTGGAGCGCGAGGAAGCCGCCTGCGGCGGTGAGCATCGGCACGGGTACGCCGCCGAACTGCGCCAGGTCGCCGGAGAAGACCTCGGGCAGCAGGTCGAAGAGCACCAGCCCGAGCAGCACTCCGGCCGTCAGGCCGAGGATCAGGTGCAGACGGTCGGGGTTGCGCAGCGCCACCACGCCGCCGAGCGCGGTGCTGAGCACCGAGGCGATGGTGAACACGATAACCATGACGACATCGTAGGGGTAGCGGTGTGCGAGCATGATCGGCGTGCTGTTCGTGACGCGCCACCGCGTACCCGTGTCCGAGGCGGCGGCGTTCGCCGACGCCGCCCAGGTCGCGGTCGACGCGCTCGCCGCGCGCCCGGGGTTCGTCTCCGCGCAGGTCGGCCGCTGCCTCGACGACGCCGAGCTCTGGGTGCTGACCAGCACCTGGGCCACCATCGGGGCCGGGCGTCGGGCGATGAGCTCGGGCGAGACCCGGGTGGCGCTGATGCCGGTCATGGTCAGCGCGCTCGACGAGCCCTCTGCCTTCGACATCGCGGTGCCGCGCTAGCCTGCTTGCTTCCCACCCGCCGACCGCCAGCCGGACTGGAGCACCTCCCTGTGGCCACCGACGCCAAGATCGACACCATCGTCAGCCTCGCCAAGCGCCGGGGGTTCGTCTACCCGAGCAGCGAGATCTACGGCGGCAGCCGCTCCGCGTGGGACTACGGCCCCCTGGGCGTGGAGCTCAAGGAGAACATCCGCCGGCAGTGGTGGAAGACGATGGTGCAGGCGCGCGAGGACGTCGTCGGCATCGACTCCGCGGTCATCCTCAACCGCGAGGTGTGGACGGCGTCCGGCCACATCAGCGCGTTCGTCGACCCGCTGACCGAGTGCCAGTCCTGCCACAAGCGGTTCCGCGCCGACCACCTCGAGGAGTCCTACGAGGCCAAGCACGGCCGGGCTCCCGAGAACGGGCTCAAGGACGTCAACTGCCCCAACTGCGGCACCAACGGCGCGTTCACCGAGCCCCGCA contains the following coding sequences:
- a CDS encoding ZIP family metal transporter; translated protein: MVIVFTIASVLSTALGGVVALRNPDRLHLILGLTAGVLLGLVLFDLLPEVFSGDLAQFGGVPVPMLTAAGGFLALHVTERSLAIHSGHEHEYDLHAHHDHTIGLVSAGALVTHSFLDGIGIGLGFQAGEAVGITVAVAVVAHDFADGLNTVAIVRAHGNTPGRARALLVADATAPLLGAASTLLFTLPEGWLKAYLGFFIGFLVYLATSDILPEAHAGHPSRLTLMSTVAGLGLMWLVVGLS
- a CDS encoding antibiotic biosynthesis monooxygenase, with amino-acid sequence MIGVLFVTRHRVPVSEAAAFADAAQVAVDALAARPGFVSAQVGRCLDDAELWVLTSTWATIGAGRRAMSSGETRVALMPVMVSALDEPSAFDIAVPR